A window of the Bacteroidales bacterium genome harbors these coding sequences:
- a CDS encoding GatB/YqeY domain-containing protein, translating to MSLLEKISADIMAAMKNREAEKLDALRGIKAALLIAKTAKGGSDTISPEEELKILQKLVKQRKESAEIYKAQNRTDLYEEEINQANIIEKYLPAQMSDDEIKSFLKNLISETGLNSEKNMGKLMGMATKQLAGKANNSVVSKLLREILSA from the coding sequence AGCGCCGACATTATGGCGGCAATGAAAAACAGAGAAGCAGAAAAACTAGATGCCTTACGCGGAATTAAAGCTGCCCTATTAATTGCAAAAACAGCCAAAGGTGGTAGTGATACTATTTCCCCAGAAGAAGAATTGAAAATACTGCAAAAGCTAGTAAAACAAAGGAAAGAATCGGCTGAAATATATAAAGCACAGAATAGAACCGACTTATACGAAGAAGAAATTAATCAAGCAAACATAATTGAAAAATATTTGCCAGCACAAATGAGCGATGATGAAATAAAATCATTTCTTAAAAACTTAATTTCAGAAACAGGCTTGAATAGCGAAAAAAATATGGGAAAATTAATGGGAATGGCTACAAAGCAACTTGCTGGTAAAGCAAACAACAGCGTAGTTTCAAAACTATTAAGAGAAATTCTTTCAGCTTAA